Part of the Chroogloeocystis siderophila 5.2 s.c.1 genome, CAGATTCCCATATTAATAGGACCAAAAATATTATGGTGTTTGCTAAAGGCATCGTAGACAATCGCTGCGAAAGCAACCGTCGTAGCAATCACAAGGCTTGTAACTGAAACTTGGGTAGCGGCGACAATACCAAGAACTAAAAGAAGAGTTCCTAAAGCGATCGCATTTTGTTTAGCAATCATACCACTAGGTATCGGTCGCTCTGGGCGTTCTTGCGCGTCTAATTCGGCATCAAAGACATCATTAAAAACAACACCACCGCCGTACAAACCACTGGTTGCAACTAATAGCCAGACTAATGACATATCTACTTGTTGCCATAATCCTGAACCGGATGCCGCAAAACCAACTAAAATATCTGCCCAAGCTGTAACAATATTTGCAGGGCGCATAAGTTGCAAATAAGCCCAACTTTGGCTTTTCGCTGCTTGCAACATTGGTGTCTCTCTCAATGCTAATGGTTAATTGGTAATTGGTATTACCTGATACTGAAAAATAAAATTGAACTCTTACTCAATCAAGATCTGATCGCGGCTAGCTTCGACGACGGGTGTTTGTCCGCGTAAAACTGAGTTACCGTAGTACAGTTCGCGTTGGTCGATTGTCGATGTTAGCCAGTCACTTTCACTGAATTGATGACTTTGGCTGTATGCTGCTAGGGCATTTTCGTAACATACTGCCTTAACGTGTGCTTCAGGAATTCCGCGTTCTAGCATCAATTGTGCGGTTTTTGGGACAGCTAATGGATCGCTAACACCCCAATCCGCGCTACTATCAACAATAATGCGATCGCATCCGTACTGACGAACAATTTCAACCATCCGTGCATTACCCATTTTGGTGTGCGGATAAATTGTAAACGCTGCCCAAAATCCTCGTGCTAATACTTCTTCTACAGTTTCTTCGTTGTTATGGTCAATAATCACTCGTGATGGTGCTAAACCATATTCAATACAGCGATCCATACTTTGACTAGCACCAGCTTTTTTGTTGCGATGCGGCGTATGAATCAACACCAACATATCGAGTTCTTGGGCGAGTTCGAGTTGTTGGCAAAAGTATTTATCTTCTGCTGGTGTCATATCGTCATAGCCAATTTCACCGATCGCCACGACTCCCTCTTTACACGCGTACAATGGCAACAGTTCCATCACTGCTGCGGCTAAAGCTTCGTTGTTTGCTTCTTTTGGGTTTAAGCCAATCGTACAATAGTGCTGAATTCCAAATTGACTGGCGCGAAAGCGTTCCCAACCAATTAAACTACTGAAGTAATCTTTAAACGATCCAGAACTAGTACGCGGTTGTCCTAACCAAAACGACGGTTCAATGACGGCGACAACACCATACTCGCGCATCACCATGTAGTCATAGGTTGTCCGCGAAACCATGTGGATATGAGGATCGATGAACATCATAGGAAAATTGGTAATGGGTAATGAGTAATTGATGAAAATGACAGCGGATTAGTTTCATGTGTCAGCGCCGAGGCGATCGCGGCTAAAGCTACTCCACGTTAAATCGCCCTGAAGAATTGCAGCTTGTAAATGAGGATAACGTGCTAGTAATTCTTTGGCTTGTGGTAGTGGAGAGTGCGCACACGCTAGGGCTGCGGCTTCTTGCTGCACAATATCATCAACTTGTAAGACTTTTGCCAAAGCTTGTAACTCGGTGTCGGTGTATCCTACAAATCGCCATAGTTCAGGTGTTACACTGCGTTTTGCTGCCCAGCGTTCACGCGCATAATCTACAAGCATTTTCCCTAACTCTGGGTTAGCGCGGCGATCGCTATTATGAATAAGATACAACGGACTACCCACAAACACTGCTTTGAGGATCATTTGATTCCAAGCCAGATCGTCAAAATACTCTGCTGGGTAAGGATTACGTAAAGCAACAGCATTGAATACGCTTGTCATATTACTGCGTACTCCCTCGGCGGCTCTAGCGTAATGCTTTTCTGGATGCGGCATTAAAGGTAAACTTTGATACAGCGCAATCAACTCTCTGACATCCGCAGTTGTGAAAACTTGTTCGAGTGTCCAAAGATATTTCTCAATATCTGCATGCGGCAAAGACAAAACTATCCATGTTCGCCCTACTTGATCCACACTCCAATGTTGAGGATTCCAGCCTGGGCGAATTGCTGCGGCTGCGCGTAAATCCTGTGTTGATAAAGTTAATTGCTGCTTACCGAGATATCGAGGGACTGCACTAAACGCTGTATAAAAGAGTCGTTGCATCGCCCCTTGGCTAATCTGGTTTGTTTTTTCTTCTAGCCAAATTAACGCTTCGTGAGAAATCTGCCTAGATAAGCAGTTGTGCAGCAATTCGATTGCCTGAGTCACATCGTAGTCAGTTCTTAAGTTCATAAAACTTATTTAGTTACTTACTTATTTAAATTGCTTACGAAACTATTTGTGTGACATCCATAGCGCACTAAAGGCTCTTTATATTTCTGCTAGGCTCAGAATGATGAAATTGTAGTTCTTAGGAAAGAATTATGGCGTAACAAAACCTATACTCGAAAAGCCTTTCCCACTAATGTAAAATGATTCTGCTGGAGATTGCGCGGTTTAGCAATCTTGGCTACCGATACCAATTAAAACTCTGTGCACAAAACACTGAACTATGCAGAACCCATTTCCAGTTGAATCGTAACTCATTTTATTTAATAATTCTTTACTTAACAAACTTATACTTGAATTTTTAGTATAGTACAATCCCTTTTTTAGAGAGAATTAAGTGTTTATACTAGTAAAAAACACCTGCGGTACACAACGATCGCTGAGATCTGTGCTGACCTAGACGTAACAACTTTTGGGCAAAACAGTACTAAGGTTGTGCCACTCTCGATAAGAATGCGATGGCTAATGCCAAAATTTGACAGCGAAATACCAAAAGCAGTGTGTTTGCAATCCACTCTCTACACCAAAAGAAAGGGCGTGCATATTTTTTTTGCTTGCTGCTGATAAGTAGGTAGTCAGCGCGTTGAGGAGTAATAGCTTTTATAGCCAGCAACCAAAAGAGTGGTTGCTTTAAATTTGTGATTTGTACTTATCGTAGCCAACTACTTTGAAATAGATATGTATATTTTCTGGATTTGTTGACAATCAACTTATTACTTCCTAAAAATGACTCATTTTAATTATGTTAAAAGGTGATTATTAAAATAATCACCTTGGATTAAAGTAGGAAAATAATGTTTAAATTTGCTATGTCGCAACTAAATTTAAATCCTACTTGTATTCAATAAAGCTCATATGGATCAACTGGAAGCGAAAATACGCGAATTAGTTACAACAACTTGCCAATATAAGCACAATAGTCTAGAACGACAGCAAGGTTTAACAAAGATTGTGCGCATGATAGTTAAATCAGGCAAACTTTGGAAAGATAGTTCTCTTTATTATGAAGATGCACTACAGAAAACTTGGCTATATTTTTGTCGCAATTTGTGTGAAGCAAATACAGGGGAAAAGTATGATCCAAATCGCAGTAGTGTAATCACCTGGTTAAATGCTTATCTAAGGCGAAGGTTACAAGATTTCCGTGAAGAAGAATATGAAATTCGCTCTCGTACAGCTTTAGGTAAAATTGTGGAAGAAGGTGAGGTAATTGATCTGATCGCCACTTTACCAGCGCCACCAGATATTCCACCGATTCTTGAAATAACGATAACTTGGGCAAAAGCTGATACTGATGGAGAGTTACGCCGCGTTCATATTCAAGGTCATCCGCACGTGAATTGTCAAGTATTAATACTCCGGAGGTTGCCTCCCGAAACAAGTTGGGAAAAATTGTCAGAAGAATATGGGCTTTCGATTTCGACTTTAACAAGTTTTTATCGCCGACAATGTCTTCCTCGTTTACGTAAATTTGGCGAAACGCAAGGGTATTTATAAAGAATAGATTAACAATAAAAATTGAGGTTTACTAGTTCTTGAATCTTTTGCAAGAATTGATCAAACTCAATCTACTAAAACTAAGTATTTAATTAGTAAAAAAATAGATGAAAAAAGAATCTAGATTATGACTAAAAACATGAATCGAATACAAGATTTTTCGTTAACTTTACCTATTACGGAGGCAGCACGAGACACTGCCCAAGCTTTTACGCATCAAGTAGAGTTTTCCCCAAAGAAAGTAGAGCAAGTTAGGCTAAATACACTGGCAGTTTGTGTTGTAAACAACTATTTGAATATGATGGGTATCGACACAAATATTTCGGCTGGTGATAGTTGGAACCCTGTCTTGCGGTTATGTGCTGATATTGCTGACTTAGAAGTTTCAGGAATTGGGCGCTTAGAGTGTCGTTGGGTGCGATCGCCTGCCAAGCAGTGCAATATTCCACCAGAAGTGTGGGAAGACCGCATTGGATATATTGTTGTGCAGTTTGACGAAGCACTCCGCGAAGCGACGTTATTAGGATTTACACCACGTGCGATCGCGCAGTTGCCAATCGATCAATTACAACCCCTCGAAGACTTACTTGCGCACTTGAGTCACCTCAAACTTAGAACCGCTGAGAATCAGCAACCAATTGTGCAATTAAACCATTGGTTTAATCATGTCTTTGAAACAGGATGGCATGAGGTTGAAACGATTTTAGGACCAGCACGCGCTAACTTGGCATTTAGTTTCCGTCGGTCTGATACAGCTATAGGCGGAACCAATGAGAATCGCGCAGATCGTATCCGACGCGCCAAGTTGATCGATCTCGGAGTGCAACTCGCAGGTCATGCGGTTGCGTTGATTGTCGAACTGCGATCGCTACCTGAGCAAAAGGTCGATATTTTACTACAAGTTCATCCCGCAGGAAGTCAAATCTATTTACCGCCGCAACTTCAGCTAGCTGTTTTAGATGCTACTGAGCAACTTTTCCTTGAAGCTCAAGCAAGAAAAGCCGATAATTATATTCAATTACAGTTTAGTGGAAAACCTGGAGAAAAGTTTAGTGTCAAAGTAGCGCTTGGTAACGTCAGTTTTATAGAAAATTTCATTATTTAATTTCATCTTTGCGCCCGCAGGAAGATTGTTGTGGCTAAGTTAGTTGTCTTGAAAGTAGGCGAAGGAAGCTTTGAGCAGGGATTTCCTGTCACAATGCAAATAGGAGAAGAAGGCGATGCTCCGGCGATCCAAACTTTAGGTAAATTGCCACCTGCTCCGGAAATTCCTCAGTACTACAATTGCTGGCAATCAGCGTATCTCTGTTTGGGATGGTCTACCCGCCTCGAAGCAAAACCTGTTCAAGTCACGAATGTCTCAGTTATTGAAGATTGCTGGCACGCCGTACAAGTTTTACGCAACCGTTTAAATAGCTGGATACACTCCGAATCGTTTCGGGCAATTCGCGAAAAATGGCTAGAGAAATTATTGCCATCCGATGAACTTCGCGTGATTTTACAAACTGAAGATTTACTTTTGCAACGATTACCTTGGCACTTCTGCGATCTCTTCGAGCGTTACCCTAAAGCAGAACTTGCCTTCAGCGCCCCAGCCTACGAGCGCGTTAAACAAATCTCGCAAACCAAAGACAAAGTTAACATACTCGCGATTCTAGGCGATAGTACCGGAATTGATACGCAAGCAGATCGAGCTTTATTCGAGCAATTACCAGGTGCGACGGTGCAGTTTCTCGTAGAACCGCAGCGTCAAGAACTTAATAATCAACTCTGGAGCCAAGGTTGGGATATTCTCTTTTTCGCAGGACATAGCTCCAGTTTAGTCGATGCAGATGGGCGAATTTGTATTAATCGCACCGATAGCTTATCAATTAGCGATTTAAGATACGCGCTCAAAACTGCGGTAGCGCACGGATTAAAGCTAGCAATTTTTAATTCTTGTGATGGCTTAGGATTAGCACGCGAACTTGCTAACTTGTATATTCCGCAAGTGATTGTAATGCGCGAACCAGTCCCCGACAAAGTCGCGCAAGAGTTTTTAAAGAATTTTCTCTACGCTTTTGCGGGCGGTCAGCCGTTTTATCTATCAGTCCGCGAAGCACGCGAGCGACTTCAAGGGTTAGAAGATGAGTATCCGTGTGCCAGTTGGTTACCGGTTATTTATCAAAATCCCGCAGAAACTCCACCGCTATGGAGCGCATTGTCGCGTCCAGTTAGTGTTAACACAAGTGGCAACAATCACAGCCGCCAGCGATCGCTCAAAAAAATTGGCTCGCAACATCTGCGGAGGATGCTGCTGACGAGTGTTTTGGTAACGTCTGTAACGTGGGGATTGCAACAGTTGGGAGCATTTCAGCCACTCGAACTCAAGGTTTTTGATCAGCTGATGCGCTTGCGTCCCCAGGAAGCAACTGATCCGCGATTATTGGTAGTTGCCATTACCGAAGAAGATTTCAAACTGCCAGAACAGAAAAATCGCACAGGATCGATATCCGATCTAGCGCTAGCACGACTATTAGAGAAATTAGAGCAATATCAACCACGCGCGATCGGCTTGGATATTTATCGTGAAGATCCGGTAAACCCTCAACTCAAAAATTTAGCGCAATATATGCAACAGAGCGATCGCTTTATTGCGGTGTGTAAAATAAATGAACCTACTGCGAGTGAAGATCCGAGTGTTGCTCCACCGCCCGAAGTTCCCGAAGCGCGTCAAGGATTTAGTGATGTTGTGCTTGACCCTGACGGTATTCTCCGGCGATATCTTGTCGCCGTTAATCCACATCCTGCCTCGATTTGCAGCGCGCCCTACGCCTTCAGCACGCAACTTACATTTCGTTATTTAGCTGCTGAGGGTATTTTTCCCCAATGGACACCTCAAGGGCATTTACAGCTAGGTAACGTTATTTTACCACGTTTACAACCACATACCGGAGGATATCAAACGATTGATACAGCTGGCTTTCAAATGTTACTCAACTATCGCTCTTACCGATCACCAGAGAATATTGCGAATAAAGTTACCTTAACTGATGTGTTACGGAATCGAATTCGACCTGATGATGTTAGAAATAGAATTGTTTTGATTGGTGTGACTGCCCCAAGTGTTGGTGATTATTTTGCGACCCCTTATAGTACGAGCAAAGGAGCATATCAGAAAATGGCAGGCGTGTTTGTCCATGCACAAATGGTTAGTCAGATGCTGAGTGCTGTCAAGAATCAGCGACCATCGTTATGGGTGTTACCCCAGGGGAGTGAACTTTTATGGGTTTGGGGATGGTCAATTGTTGGTAGTGTGCTGGCTTGGCGCTATCGGTCAGTATTACATCTAGAGTTAGCATTAGCAATTACCCTTATCGTACTGTACGCGCTGTGCTTTGCACTTTTTGCGTATCAAAGCTGTTGGGTGCCGTTTGTACCATCGACCTTGGCATTAATTGCGACTAGCGCTAGTATTGTTGTTCAAAATGCCTCGCAAAAACAGGGACAAAGTACAAAACTCTACGCAGAGAGTAATTAATTATGATGGATGTGCGGTTTTGTCGATTTGCCCTGGTTGGGTGCGTTATTCTGAGCTTACTACCTACAAAAGTTAACTCTATTCCCCAAACAAATACCAAAGAAGTCTTAACAACGGCAACAGGACAAATCAACTTTGTTCCGCCTCCACCTCCAGCGGATATTGGCATTCCAGGCGATCGCACCGGTGCAGGAAGGCGCGGCTGTATCGCGAATAACTCTGCAACGCGCGATAAACAGCTAACAGCTGTAGTGCCAATTACCAAAGCTGCAAACGGCGTTGAGGTGGTGTGGGGGCTGACGAGTGCTGAGCGTCCTACACTCTGGTTTTACGTTCCATATCGCGCTCAGGACATACATTCAGCAAAGTTTGTTTTGCGCGCAGCAAACAATCGACTCGTTTATCAAACAACAGTTCCATTACCAGATAAGCCTGGAGTGATTAGTTTAACGCTACCGACAACCGTAGCGCCCTTAGAAATTGCCCAACAATATCACTGGTACTTCAACATCTACTGTGCCGAGCGTAAGCCACCGACGGCGGTAGTTCATGGCGGAGTTCAAAGACGAGCAATCACTCCTGCCCTTGCCAGCCAATTAGCACAAGCAACCCCACAAGAGCGTGCAGAACTCTACTTTGCGAACGGATTTTGGTACGACGCAGTAACTGTACTTGGTGAACTGTACTATCGCAATCCAGTAAACATCGCCATAGCACAAAATTGGACGAATGTATTGCACTTTGTTGGCTTAGATGCGATCGCCACGGAACCAATTGCCTCGTGTTGTCAACTTATCCCTCAAAACTCATCACTCTTAAATTAAAGCCAATTCCCCACAAGAACATAAGCAGACCAGTGCATCGGATGAGCGTAGTTAGGATTTTTTAATAACGACAACTGTGCTTGACGTAACGCATGAGCTTTGTTAGTTTGATTGCTTGCTAACTCTGCATAAAATTGGCTCATCAATAAAGCTGTAGATTGGTCATCTACCGACCATAACGATGCCAGCGTACTACGCGCTCCGGCTCGCACGGCAAGTCCTGCAATACCCAAAGCCGCGCGTTTATCGCCAGCTGCGGTTTCGCAAGCACTCAAAACGAGCAGTTCAATTGCGCTAGATCGGTTTCGACTGCGAGTGCGCAACAAATCATTTAACTCATTGACATTAATCGGTTTATCCCATGCGAGGATAAAAGTCTGTTCGATGTTAGAACTAAATTGACCGTGAGTTGCCAGATGTACAACCGGAAATGACAGCGAGTTGACTTGATTTTGTAGTGCTTGACTAGTGAACTCTTGATTGAGCAATACTCGGCTAGAAACTTCAGATGTAATTTGCTCAATTTCGCGCTCGACGTAATTTAGTCCTCCAAAGCCATAACGCGGTTGGCTAAGTCCCGCAGTTAATGCTTGTAATCTTTGCCGTTGTAGTGGTTGCGGATTAATTAGTTGTAATCCTGGTGCGAGGGCAATACTATATTGTTCTATAAGATACTGCTGACGTTGCGCGTCGTACAGTGCTGCCATTGGAATGTTGCGCAGCGCACCATCTAAAACAAAAACTAAAGTTTGAATACTACTCGCATTGAGCGTGCTTAGTTGCGGTCGTATTAACCATTCATAAACTTTCTGAGAGAGTGCTTGCACTTCGGTAAAAGTGTCTGGCTCAATGAGTTGTTGTTGGAGTTGCTCTAGCGTAGCTTCAAACTCGGCTTGTGAAATGTTAATACTATGATGCTGTAGGGGTTGTTGTGGTAGTTTAATGATGACTTCGAGGCGATCGCGCAAAATAATTGGATAAATTACCGCTGCGGTGCGATCTTGTTCGTCTACGACTTGATCGATCTGACGGTTAGCATCTAAACACGCTGCACGGAAAAAGTTATTAAGTTCTGCTAATTGCAGCAACTCGATCGTTTGACGCGCTTTTTGAAGATTTTGTTGACTAGGTTGCGCAGTGTCGTTTGATTGCAACAACAAACTCACAAGTTCGCGATAAACAGGTTCAACTTCTTCTTGAAAAGAAAACTGAACGTCAGGATTGATCGCTACCAAATCATACCGAAGCGTCTGAAGTGTTTGAACAGCTTCATCGTAAGCCGCGATCGCTTTTTGAGTGTCTCCCTGCGCTTGCAATAAGCGTCCTAATTGCCATTGCCAACGATAAGCAATATCCAGCGCGTTGATTCCTTGCGCTAATACCAGTGCTTGTTGCGTTAGGTCTTGCGCACTCGTCCACTGCTGCGTTTGTTCGTACAATCCCCCTAAATTTCCCAAAGCATAGCTTGTCGCGCGTGGATCTTGAAGATATTTTGCTTCTTGTACAGCGCTAGCAAGGAGGTTACCAATTTCTAACCACGAAGGAACGCTTGTTTGCAATTTTGACTGCGCCTGCTGCAAGCGAATCAAGTTTTGTGCCAAAGTAATGCGAGCATAAACTTTTGTCTGACTTGTCGGTACACTAGCAAGTTGAGATTGAATTTGAGGTAATAGCGCTTGTGCTGCGCCGAGATCGCCTGTCTCAAGTAAAAGGTTGAGTTGATTGAGTTGTGCTTGGAGTTGCGTGCTTGCTGTTGGTGATACGCTTGCAGCTTTTTGATAGTAGGCTAGCGCGGCTTGTGGGTTTTGCTGCGATCGCACTGTGTTTCCTAAGCTTGCTAATGTTGCAGCGATTTCTTGTGGCGATCCTAGTTTTTGAGCTAATTTAAGGCTTTGCTGCAAGATCTGCTGCGATTGACTGAGATTTCCCACAACGCGCAATGCATTTCCTAAACTGCGCAATCCAGCGACTTTAATTACCGAATTTGGCTGTTGTT contains:
- a CDS encoding TatD family hydrolase, whose amino-acid sequence is MMFIDPHIHMVSRTTYDYMVMREYGVVAVIEPSFWLGQPRTSSGSFKDYFSSLIGWERFRASQFGIQHYCTIGLNPKEANNEALAAAVMELLPLYACKEGVVAIGEIGYDDMTPAEDKYFCQQLELAQELDMLVLIHTPHRNKKAGASQSMDRCIEYGLAPSRVIIDHNNEETVEEVLARGFWAAFTIYPHTKMGNARMVEIVRQYGCDRIIVDSSADWGVSDPLAVPKTAQLMLERGIPEAHVKAVCYENALAAYSQSHQFSESDWLTSTIDQRELYYGNSVLRGQTPVVEASRDQILIE
- a CDS encoding EboA family metabolite traffic protein — encoded protein: MNLRTDYDVTQAIELLHNCLSRQISHEALIWLEEKTNQISQGAMQRLFYTAFSAVPRYLGKQQLTLSTQDLRAAAAIRPGWNPQHWSVDQVGRTWIVLSLPHADIEKYLWTLEQVFTTADVRELIALYQSLPLMPHPEKHYARAAEGVRSNMTSVFNAVALRNPYPAEYFDDLAWNQMILKAVFVGSPLYLIHNSDRRANPELGKMLVDYARERWAAKRSVTPELWRFVGYTDTELQALAKVLQVDDIVQQEAAALACAHSPLPQAKELLARYPHLQAAILQGDLTWSSFSRDRLGADT
- a CDS encoding DUF1822 family protein — protein: MTKNMNRIQDFSLTLPITEAARDTAQAFTHQVEFSPKKVEQVRLNTLAVCVVNNYLNMMGIDTNISAGDSWNPVLRLCADIADLEVSGIGRLECRWVRSPAKQCNIPPEVWEDRIGYIVVQFDEALREATLLGFTPRAIAQLPIDQLQPLEDLLAHLSHLKLRTAENQQPIVQLNHWFNHVFETGWHEVETILGPARANLAFSFRRSDTAIGGTNENRADRIRRAKLIDLGVQLAGHAVALIVELRSLPEQKVDILLQVHPAGSQIYLPPQLQLAVLDATEQLFLEAQARKADNYIQLQFSGKPGEKFSVKVALGNVSFIENFII
- a CDS encoding CHASE2 domain-containing protein encodes the protein MAKLVVLKVGEGSFEQGFPVTMQIGEEGDAPAIQTLGKLPPAPEIPQYYNCWQSAYLCLGWSTRLEAKPVQVTNVSVIEDCWHAVQVLRNRLNSWIHSESFRAIREKWLEKLLPSDELRVILQTEDLLLQRLPWHFCDLFERYPKAELAFSAPAYERVKQISQTKDKVNILAILGDSTGIDTQADRALFEQLPGATVQFLVEPQRQELNNQLWSQGWDILFFAGHSSSLVDADGRICINRTDSLSISDLRYALKTAVAHGLKLAIFNSCDGLGLARELANLYIPQVIVMREPVPDKVAQEFLKNFLYAFAGGQPFYLSVREARERLQGLEDEYPCASWLPVIYQNPAETPPLWSALSRPVSVNTSGNNHSRQRSLKKIGSQHLRRMLLTSVLVTSVTWGLQQLGAFQPLELKVFDQLMRLRPQEATDPRLLVVAITEEDFKLPEQKNRTGSISDLALARLLEKLEQYQPRAIGLDIYREDPVNPQLKNLAQYMQQSDRFIAVCKINEPTASEDPSVAPPPEVPEARQGFSDVVLDPDGILRRYLVAVNPHPASICSAPYAFSTQLTFRYLAAEGIFPQWTPQGHLQLGNVILPRLQPHTGGYQTIDTAGFQMLLNYRSYRSPENIANKVTLTDVLRNRIRPDDVRNRIVLIGVTAPSVGDYFATPYSTSKGAYQKMAGVFVHAQMVSQMLSAVKNQRPSLWVLPQGSELLWVWGWSIVGSVLAWRYRSVLHLELALAITLIVLYALCFALFAYQSCWVPFVPSTLALIATSASIVVQNASQKQGQSTKLYAESN
- a CDS encoding DUF928 domain-containing protein, whose protein sequence is MMDVRFCRFALVGCVILSLLPTKVNSIPQTNTKEVLTTATGQINFVPPPPPADIGIPGDRTGAGRRGCIANNSATRDKQLTAVVPITKAANGVEVVWGLTSAERPTLWFYVPYRAQDIHSAKFVLRAANNRLVYQTTVPLPDKPGVISLTLPTTVAPLEIAQQYHWYFNIYCAERKPPTAVVHGGVQRRAITPALASQLAQATPQERAELYFANGFWYDAVTVLGELYYRNPVNIAIAQNWTNVLHFVGLDAIATEPIASCCQLIPQNSSLLN
- a CDS encoding CHAT domain-containing protein, whose translation is MARERCVFFHSRQPVLALSVSFLIWCGGVLDGSSAVAVVSLSASLSESIQQGRELYETGQYAQAAVVWQQAAKAYQASGDSLNQAMALSNLALAYQQQGNLSPANQAIATSLQLLNSTSRTNSQYAQVLAQALNNQGNLQFAQGQTEQALNTWQKATAAYTKAADTVGITRSLINQAQAQQALGLFRRAVTTLNQANQTLQQQPNSVIKVAGLRSLGNALRVVGNLSQSQQILQQSLKLAQKLGSPQEIAATLASLGNTVRSQQNPQAALAYYQKAASVSPTASTQLQAQLNQLNLLLETGDLGAAQALLPQIQSQLASVPTSQTKVYARITLAQNLIRLQQAQSKLQTSVPSWLEIGNLLASAVQEAKYLQDPRATSYALGNLGGLYEQTQQWTSAQDLTQQALVLAQGINALDIAYRWQWQLGRLLQAQGDTQKAIAAYDEAVQTLQTLRYDLVAINPDVQFSFQEEVEPVYRELVSLLLQSNDTAQPSQQNLQKARQTIELLQLAELNNFFRAACLDANRQIDQVVDEQDRTAAVIYPIILRDRLEVIIKLPQQPLQHHSINISQAEFEATLEQLQQQLIEPDTFTEVQALSQKVYEWLIRPQLSTLNASSIQTLVFVLDGALRNIPMAALYDAQRQQYLIEQYSIALAPGLQLINPQPLQRQRLQALTAGLSQPRYGFGGLNYVEREIEQITSEVSSRVLLNQEFTSQALQNQVNSLSFPVVHLATHGQFSSNIEQTFILAWDKPINVNELNDLLRTRSRNRSSAIELLVLSACETAAGDKRAALGIAGLAVRAGARSTLASLWSVDDQSTALLMSQFYAELASNQTNKAHALRQAQLSLLKNPNYAHPMHWSAYVLVGNWL